In Planctomycetota bacterium, the DNA window CGATGGCGAGCAGAGGGTCGGGGGCCTCCGCGGCCACGTCCTCGAGCACCGGCTTGATGCCGGAGCAGTTCTCCATGCACACGACCAGGCCGCCCTTCTCCTCGATGATATCGAGCACCTTTTCGGCGCCGCGCAGGACGGGCACGCCGGTCATCAACACGCGGAGGCGCCGGGCCGCGTCCGGACAGGGCCGCTTGCGCCGCAGGCTCCGGAGGGCGCTGGCGTACTGTGCGTGGTCGGCGGGGATGCCGGAGATGCTGCTGTTGAAGTGCAGGAGCTGGATGCCGGTGAGCGGCGGCGCCTCGACCCTCATCAGGGCGGCGAGCTGGCGCCGGAGCGCCCGCTCGCGGTTCATCACCGCGATGGCCCGGCGGAGGCGCTGGTCGGTGATCCGGACCTTGAAGCGCGTCTCCAGCTCGGTCCGCAGCTTGCGCAATTCCGCCACCCAGTGGGCGAAGGCATCCGCGTCGTCCGCCTTCTGGGGCAGTTCCAGCACGTACATGGGGCGTGTCTCGGCCAGCAGCTCGTACATCTTCTTCTTGCCGTCGCAGGTCGTCTCCGCCACCACCAGGCTGGCCATCTCGAGGAAGGGGTTGGACTTCTCGATGTGATAGCCGAAGGTGGACTTGATGAGGGGGCAGAGGTTGGCCGGCAGGTGCTGTTCGGCGCTGGGGATGGTGTCGGCCGAGCCACCGCAGAGGCAGACCGGGACTCCGCCGGCAGCCAGGATGAGTTCGCGGGGCGTGTACTCGCACAGGATGCCGACGATGGGACGCCCCGCCTTGTGGGCCGCCGCGGCGTAGTCGTAGCAGTGGTCAATCATGTCCTCGAACCACTCGAACGGGTCGGCCGCGGGCCGGGCGCGCGCGGGCCGCGTTCTCGGCTTCTTGCCGCCACAGCACTTGGGCATCGGAGGCGCCTCCAGGGAGCGGGTTCAGCTCGCCTTGCGGGCCACGAAGAGGCCCTGAGCGATCTTGCCGGCGTGGGCGAGGGCCTGCATGAAGGCCATTTCGCCGGCCAGCGTCTGCATCAGCGCGGCGTCGAAGCCGATGATCTTCAGCGCATCGTAGGTGAGTTGCATGTTCAGCATGTCCAGGTAGAGGTCCACGTGCGGCGCGAAACGCCCCGTGTCCTCGGCCAGG includes these proteins:
- a CDS encoding double-cubane-cluster-containing anaerobic reductase, which encodes MPKCCGGKKPRTRPARARPAADPFEWFEDMIDHCYDYAAAAHKAGRPIVGILCEYTPRELILAAGGVPVCLCGGSADTIPSAEQHLPANLCPLIKSTFGYHIEKSNPFLEMASLVVAETTCDGKKKMYELLAETRPMYVLELPQKADDADAFAHWVAELRKLRTELETRFKVRITDQRLRRAIAVMNRERALRRQLAALMRVEAPPLTGIQLLHFNSSISGIPADHAQYASALRSLRRKRPCPDAARRLRVLMTGVPVLRGAEKVLDIIEEKGGLVVCMENCSGIKPVLEDVAAEAPDPLLAIAEKYFHLPCSVMTRNDRRIESLRSLAAEYRPQCIIELIWQACLTYDVEASRVKRLAEEELGIPYLRIETDYSPSDAARVATRCEALFETVRARAQQAGRAGS